A single Rhipicephalus microplus isolate Deutch F79 unplaced genomic scaffold, USDA_Rmic scaffold_17, whole genome shotgun sequence DNA region contains:
- the LOC142785015 gene encoding protein O-mannosyl-transferase TMTC1-like codes for MHYNYANLEKDTGNSDLAIKHYRLAIELWPDHASAHNNLGTVLTSAEESEHHFRYALHVNPNHPGAHFNLANIYSKQGQKDVARALLKRAVELDPDFSEAYSSLAVLAANRGDLSEGERLHKMALKSDDRNADARMDYGTFLQSQGRAKEAMAQYHQALDIQENHTVALLNAAKSLRSMNLNIEAESLYKRALAAEPDPQVMDNLAVFYVSAGRLDEARELFEDIDKRFPDHRDSKVHFAQLLIQIRSFRAAEDLLLDVIDHNSTDRGALHTAALLYHHINRTVEALDYILKALKLCDVDDLLCAKIHSDHGDILKDLGHLSSSAQSYQVAIRLDPDLAHAHLNLAVIRHLESDYPAAFRHYQVALSLDPKNKLIVDNMAKLRRRIARPLAFHDCV; via the exons GTTGTGGCCAGATCACGCCAGCGCTCACAATAACTTGGGCACTGTGCTGACATCGGCGGAAGAATCTGAACATCACTTTCGATACGCCTTGCACGTCAACCCAAACCACCCAGGAGCTCATTTCAACCTGGCCAATATCTACAG TAAGCAAGGCCAAAAAGATGTCGCAAGAGCCCTGCTAAAGCGTGCTGTGGAGCTTGACCCCGATTTTAGCGAGGCCTATTCGTCGCTTGCTGTCCTCGCGGCTAATAGAGGTGATTTATCTGAAGGCGAGAGGCTGCACAAGATGGCATTAAAGAGCGACGACAGAAATGCCGATGCCCGGATGGACTACGGCACATTCCTTCAGTCACAGG GCCGTGCTAAAGAGGCCATGGCACAGTATCATCAAGCTCTCGACATCCAAGAAAACCACACCGTGGCACTTCTGAACGCAGCTAAAAGCCTTCGGAGCATGAATCTAAACATAGAGGCCGAAAGCCTCTACAAGAG GGCCCTTGCTGCTGAGCCAGATCCGCAGGTGATGGACAACCTCGCTGTGTTCTACGTCAGCGCTGGCCGACTGGATGAAGCAAGAGAGCTGTTCGAGGATATAGATAAGCGTTTCCCGGACCACCGCGACAGCAAGGTTCACTTT GCTCAGCTCCTCATTCAAATTCGAAGTTTTCGAGCTGCTGAGGACCTTCTGCTCGACGTGATCGACCACAACAGCACTGACAGAGGTGCCTTGCACACGGCTGCTCTGTTATACCACCACATCAACCGAACAGTCGAG GCACTGGACTACATATTAAAGGCTCTAAAGTTGTGCGATGTTGACGACCTCCTATGTGCAAAAATACACAGCGACCACGGTGACATACTGAAGGACTTAGGTCACCTCAGCTCATCGGCACAG AGCTATCAAGTCGCCATTCGTCTGGATCCTGATCTCGCTCACGCTCATCTGAACCTTGCGGTGATCAGGCACTTGGAG AGTGACTACCCAGCTGCATTTCGACACTACCAAGTGGCCCTCTCTCTGGATCCAAAGAACAAGCTCATCGTAGACAACATGGCCAAGTTGAGGCGACGAATTGCTAGGCCACTGGCCTTCCACGACTGCGTTTAG